The following nucleotide sequence is from Emys orbicularis isolate rEmyOrb1 chromosome 21, rEmyOrb1.hap1, whole genome shotgun sequence.
GCAGAGTTTGAGCACAgacggggagccaggactcctgggttctcctggGCTCTCGGTGGGGAATGGGGGCTAGTGGGTTGGAGCGAGGGcagagtgggagccaggactcctgggttctctacccggctgtggggtgggggtgggagccaggactcctgggttctctacctggctgtggggtgggggtgggagccaggactcctgggttctctacccggctgtggggtgggggtgggagccaggactcctgggttctatcccagttCCTCCCACAGATTTGCCATGTGATCCTGGGCAAATCTGCTGCCCCCTCCACTTGGCTGCTGAGCTGAGCCTCCCGGCCCCGTCCCTTTCAGGCATGACCAGGGCCCCTCCAAGCGCAACCGCCGGCGGAACGCCATGGACTACGAGGACCCCGAGAAGGAGTTCAAGAAGCAGCGGCGGGCGGCCCGCTTCCAGCATGGCCACTCCAAGAAGCTGCGCCTGGAGCCCCTCATCCTGTCCATCAACAGCCTGGACCCTGCCGGCTCGGAGAGCCTGGACTGGGACGAGCTGAAGATTCTGGGCACCTGTCAGGAGATCACCAAGCACTACCTGCGGCTCACGTGCGCCCCAGACCCCTCCACCGTCCGGCCTGTCTCGGTGAGCGCCGGGCAGCTTCCGCTGGGGTTACTGGAGTGCCCCGGGGCAGGCCCCATCAGGCCAGGGGCCCCAGatggaattggggtggggggaacataATGCTGGGAGCCGAGGAggtgtcccagctgagatcacagCTCTGAGGGTATCCAGTGAACCGGCAAGGCGAGGAGCTAATGCTCTGTGCCACGTGAAAGCTGGCAGGCCCAGTACTCTGCTGGTGCCATCGGGCGCTAGTGGACAGAGCGCCGGACTGGTGTCCAGGATGCCTGggggggcaagtcacttccctgtttcctgcctcagtttcccctcccaggctttgTCTATGCCATACTCCAGTGTGGGGACTCTGCCTAGGCAGCACCCCACATATGGAAGCTGGGTGAGGGTGGGCCTCggatcttggttggggtctgcACACAGGGGGCTGATCTCAGGTTAGGGTCTGGGCAGCCCCTAGCATTATGGTCATCACCCCCAAAGGCGCACCCCTCCAAAGCAGCGATCAGCCGGCCCGCAGGCCAGCCTGGCTTCACGGCCTGCTGTCTCGTGaagcactggggctgggagctgaggctcTGCTCCCCATGACAGCTGGGACACTAACGCTGTCCTGTCTAGTGCGGGCGCTGCTGTCCCCTGGGTGTCGCCGCTCTCACTCGCGTCCCCTGCTCACCCAGGCGCTCTGCGTCCCCAGGTGCTGAAGAAATCCCTGTCCATGGTGAAGTCGCACTGGAAGGAGAAGCAGGATTACGCCTTTGCTTGCGAGCAGATGAAATCCATCCGGCAGGACCTCACGGTGAGctgcccgccccacccccaggaggggTCCACGGGGAGCTGAGCTGCAAAAATGGGTCTTGGCAGAGGCCTTCCTCCGAGGGCCCCTCTGCACCGGGAAACCAGCCGCTTTGGATGCAGAGTCATGACTCCAGTCTAGGGTGTCCACACGGGGTCACGCTGGATCATTCTCCTGCTATAGCCGTGTTGGTTAACTtctccatatagacaagccctaaatgacTAGACATGGTGCGacttgggactcctgggttctctccccagctctgggaggggagtggggtccagtggttagagcagagagggctggcagccaggactcctgggttctcttatCCAACCGTACTTCACTTGCTGTTTGACCTCATTCAAAATTGGTGGCAGCTACAAGCAACTTCCTGTCTTGCGTCGGGAGAGGAATTCTCCCTTCCTAGACAGGTGGCTTCATACGTTACTGTCTCACTATATTCTGTGTGTACAACCTCTTCCTCCCGGCCCTCGGATCCCCCAGCGCTGACTCCTGGGCCGTGGGGTTAACTTGTCCTCGCTCTCCGGAGCTGCCCACCTCGCTGGCCTGCCCTGTTGGCACTGCTGCGGGAGCAGCTAGTCAGAGCTCTTAAGGTGGCCCCTTGGAGGCCCCCCGACCTCTGTCCCATGGAGCCGCTTCTCCTGTACCAAGAGTGGCAGTCTGGTGGCAGGACGCTCATCaccgggggagggggttgtgttCGAATCCGACCTGGATAACGCAGGCTGTAGAGCGTCCCATGGGGGATCCCTGCTTGTGTCTGGAGTAACCCCTCTCCTCCGCTCCATGCAGGTTCAGGGCATCCGCACGGAGTTCACGGTGGAGGTGTACGAAACCCATGCCCGGATAGCGCTGGAGAAGGTGAGGAGGGGTGGGCGTCTGGGTTGTCGCCTGCACGCTCGCTCCGTCATTGGAGGGGCAGCtgtcgggggggggcgggcgggcgggatGTCTGTCCGCTGAGATAAAACCCGAGCGTTGGGGGCAACGTGGAATGGGCCGGGTGTAAGGGGGGCAAAAAAGGGCAAGTCGGCTTGAGCATCCAAttggacccctgggttctatccctgacttTGGGAGGTGGTGgggtctagtgcttagagcaggggggggctgggagccaggactcctgggttctctccccaatccctcaATAATGCGCTTTGGGTGAGTCGGGCCCCGCCCCGATAACAGGAATTCCCGTCTCTCCCCAGGGAGATCATGAGGAATTCAACCAGTGCCAGACCCAGCTCAAGTCTCTTTATGCGGAGAACCTGCCGGGCAACGTGGGGGAGTTCACTGCCTACCGCATCCTCTATTACATCTTCACCAAGAACTCCGGCGGTGAGCGAGCCGGGCAGGCCCTGGCCGGGGACGGGAGGGGAAGACTCACGCAGTATAAATACGCAGAGCCTCCTTGGCTGCTGGCCCCACATTCCCTAACCATAGAGATCCTGCCCTAGAGGGgtgtcttttccccccccccaagcttggCCCTTGGCCACAGAGCGGGGATGCACAGCCCTCGGGTGgggtccccccttggctgcaGAGCTGTGCCTAGAGTGGCTGCCTACATAAGTGCCACTCTATCCGTCACCCTGCTCCAGTCTGCGCTCTATGGTGAGCCTTGGAGGACTCCCCAGGGATTCTGAGCCATAGAGCCCCCAAAGAGCCAATGAAAATGGCCATCCGAGATGGAGAGCCTCCCAGCCAGTGCCAGGAGACCGACCCGGCTCTGCAGCGCCCCCAGGGCTGGGAACGGGCCTGTGGCCAGCCGCGGTAAccgcctgcctcccctcccctgcagacatCACCACGGAGCTGGCCTACCTGACCAAGGAGCTGAAGGCGGACTCCTGCGTGGCCCACGCGCTGGCCCTGCGCGCCGCCTGGGCCCTGTCCAACTACCACCGCTTCTTCAGGCTCTACCGCCAGGCGCCCTGCATGTCCGGCTACCTCATCGACAAGTTCGCCGAGCGGGAGAGGAAGGCGGCGCTCAAAGCCATGATCAAAACGTATGTCGGGCCGGGAGGGCGCCCCGCCCGCTAACCTCACCCCCTGCCTGGCGGCTGGGCTGAGGTGCCCCCTCGCTGGCTGAGCGCTGTTGTCCGGAGGCGCCCGGCGCCTCCCGTCCGAATCAGGGTAGAGATGTGGGTGCATCCAGTCacatctctccctctcctccggTCGTCTGTACGGCTGTGTCCGATTGGCCAGCTAGGGCAGGGGTTAGGAAGGATCCCACACTGGTAGGGGGGTGACCTagctcggggcggggggagagtcGTCCATGATCTTAACCAGCCCCTCTGGTCCTGAGCAGCCGTCTCCATCCGGCAGGTAAGTAGAACGTAGCCAGTGTGCAGTGGGGCCCCCGTCGTGGACTCGTCTCTGCTCCGTACCCAGATGCTGGGTAGCCCTTGGCTCGAAGCGGGGAGCTGGGACCGGCCTGgcttgggctgaggcaggggattgcagccCGGCAGCGAATCTTCCGGGCGTGGGGGGCTTAATTTGTGGGAGATCAACGTTGGCACCTTGCCAAGGGGTGGCAGATGCAGGTGTCCTAGTGCCATAGCCCCCAGACAGGACTGGTGGTGGGGGATCCCGTTGTGCTGGATGGTGGCACTTTTCTGGAGGTCAGATCTCCTGAAACCTTCTCCGTTCTGATTCGGAAAGTGCTGGTGGTTCCCTCCCGGAGCGGGGGAGGCTTGGCTGCCCTCCCTCTCCCGCTGAGATTCAGAGGGGCCAGGCTGCTGCCTAAAGCGGTGGAGGAGGCAAACTTCCTGCTGGGGGGAACAAGGGCAAAGCTAGAGAGGGCAGCCAGAGGacgggggagggttgggagtggccTAAGGGGCCACCGTAGGAGAGTCTCCTGGCCACACAGGGAGATTCTAGCCGTCAGATCGTGTCCCACGGCAGCTGCCTTCCCTGCTCTCAAAACCAGGGACCTCATGCTGCTCCTTAAGGGCATGGGGTGCAGCCCCCCCTGAAGAGCATGGGTGTGAGGGGAAGGAGGTATCTGTTACCCACCGCCTGACCTGGGATGCGGATGGttgctgtggggggtgcaggcaaCCGAACTGATGGCGGTGATGGGTGGGAGCTAGCGGTTTGGGGCAGGCAGTTACCCGTTTGGCTGTGATCTCTGTTGTGGGGTGCTGCCTGGGGGTCAGgtctgggaagggcagggggatcagagctgcggggccgggtgtgtgtgtgtgtgcaggctgTTTGGGGGTCAGGTCCAGGGGGAAATGGTGGTGTGGGGTCAGATCTAATGGGGGCAGGGTGTTGTGGGGGGCAGATCTGAGGTGGAGGGGTGTACTGGCTACATCCCTGGGGCCGAGATCCGTTAGGTGGTGGTTCAGTCTGTGCTTGTCCTAACCTGCCTCCTGCTGCGTTTTTCCCCCCCTGTTCCTTGgtgggttttgtttatttgtttcgTTTTGTTTCCTTCAGTTTCCGCCCGGTGCTCCCCGTCTCCTACGTTCAGTCCGAGCTGGCCTTCGAGGCTGCGGAGGAGTGCCAGCTCTTCCTAGCCGCTCTGTCCCTGGTGTACACGGGCACCGACGCAACCAAGATTGACTGCAGGCAGAGCTTAGCAGTCCTGGCCAACTtctaacctccccctcccccctccaaagcCCCCCCTCTAATCGCAACCAAAGGGTAATGGCGGCTCGGTGTGTGCCACAGGCCAGCCACCGGGgcatgccccctgcccccacgcaTCTCCGCAGACGGACGAGGGTAAGCCGGCCGGCTGCTGGACAGCTCCTCCATGGCGTGCCGGGCAGGGGCCCACGCGATGTTAACGCTTTTCTTTAGTCTCTTGCCAGCGGATCGTTCTCTGGGGGCACTGGGGCGGGGAGGGTCAGCCTGTCCTCCGCAGCAAAATGCCCTCACCTGGCGTGACCGCCGTCCCATTCGGCCATGCCAGCCCGCGCCACCTCAGTCTTCGGCTCGGTGCACGCACGCCCGTGTTCGAAGAACCGCCCCTACCCCCACCGATCTGTGTAAATGGTGTCGGGAGGAATCGACTACGAAACGCAAcactctttcctttcctcctGCCCGGAGCAATCGGAAGTGAACTCCGGAAGGAAAGAAAAACCCAGAGCTTAGCTGGGCTGCCTAGTTAAACCACCCTAGCAACAGGAAGCAAACGTCTAGAGCCGGCCGGTCTGGAAATCTTTTCCAGAACTGTAGTCTAGATCCGCCTGGCACTTTAAAAGCCAAGGAAACCATTTCCTCTGTGCAATGCTGATCTCTTCTTGGAAATGTGATTTCTCTGTGTATATTTCTTCAGGATATGCTGTACAGAACCCCACCCTTCTATGATGTAAATAAGGAGATAAATCCATTGTATTTTGTAAAGTatcttttctacttttttttaattataaacttTAGCAGGTCGGGttgtgatttttcttttgttgacattgttgggttttttttttttttttttaagagtagaTCTTTTGTTGGATGTTATGTATATTTCCACCTTGGTCTGAAACTAACGttgtctcagttttctctttctctcttaccCCTGCTTCTGAGCTTTTTGGCCAGCCTTGGaaagaaagccaaaaaaaaggCACATCTGggcaaaaagagaaaacaaagagcGAGCCGAAAGAGCAGCGGCGGCGAATGAATGCCGAAAGAGCGAGCCCCGATCGGCTTACCCCCCGCCTCAGAGACTGTTGCTTAGAGACATTGTAAGAATCGGGGGAACCTGATGCAGAGAGTGAAATTGGGGTGATGCAGACCACACAGCTGCCGGGAATTGGTCGTCCCTCCGCTAATGGATTCAACCAGTCGCCAGCAAACCTTCCAATCACGTCTAAGTTTCACCGTTTCTATGTCCTGGAGTTTTTTTTGTCTATGCTCAGTTtagttgatttttatttattatttccccccccccatttcctcaGTTTCTTTACAGGTAACTTGGTAATGATCcattccctcccctttccccgcCCTCAGTTtaattgtctttttatttttattttttttcctttcttcctatAGTCTCTTTAGCATCTCATTCTCCTCCCGAGccttcccccttcctttcttttGTTGGACATATGTAACTTTCTGATGTGCACTCGACAGCATGAATAGCTGGATTTCAaatgctctttttttttctttccagaaaCTTTTCCTTTTTTGAGGAGTATTTTTCTCGAAattgaaaattaataaaaacGACAAACGTAGGAAGAAACGCCTCGGGCCCCTGTCTATTTTTGAGGCTGGATCAGGTGATCCCATGTGGGACTTGGGATGCTGGCGTTTGCCCTAGTgcttgtgaccttgggcaaatcgctCGGGGCCACATTTCCAAAGGGATTTAGATGCAGACAGATGCCTAATGTGGCATAAAGTGGACCTAGGTGCCGGACTTGCTTAACCgtctgtcatggagtgtgggggactcagggccctgcaccccccacttcctgcgattcaccgtgactctcagccagccagtaaaacagaaggtttattagatgacaggaacacagtcccagacagagcttgtaggtacagagaacaggacccctcagtcaggtccatcttggggggtgggaAGCCCAGACCCCGTCTGGGCCTcctgtttccccagccagctccaaactgaagccccctccagcccctgctctggcctttgtctctttcccaggccaggaggcacCTGATCTCTCTGTTCTCCAACatcttcagttggcaccttgcaggggaggggcccaggccatcagttgccaggagccAGGGCGTCGAcccttctctgtgcagacaccattacacctgccctctagggctctgcaacaatcacacccccttatcccaccacctagatacttaagaactgcataggggaaactgaggcacccacacagtattcagagaaaacattaagaacattcccacttcatgtCACCCTCATTGTGCTAAGCTGGTTTAGTGAATCCTGCTGGACTCTGCATCTTTAGGCGTCTATATGTCTCACTTCATCAATCATCACAGTCTGAACTGTAGAAGACAAGTCCCTACCCCTGCTGTGAATTAATTCCTGCCCCAGCGAGAACAGATAATCTAGTCCTCTGTTCGCACCAGCAAAGCCTGCAGATCAGCCTGTTCGTATCCGTAGCAAGAGGCTGGAAGGGGTTAGATGGTTTTATTGGGACCCGGCGGTAGATGCCAATTTTGCCGTCTGCACATGCCGACGAAAGACTGTTTCTGGCTACAGCAATTTGAATTGAGAGAAGTAGAGAGCTGCTCGAGAAGGGTTATTTCCTTGGTACGGGTTGTTACCAGCTTGGGTATAAAGGAGCTGTGAACGTTGCTGTTGATTGtagagaaaattattttaaaagaaacatccGTACTGTGGGGCAGAATGATCCAAGAGCATCAAATTCTACCCAACTCCATGTGCAAACCCACAGCGGTGAGGGGAACAGACCCAGCCTGGACCCTTTGCCTTCCATGTGTGGGAGCTGAGCTTGCTTGGCAGGAACCTGGCACACTGAATTCCTGGGCCCTTtgccatggggagaggcagctggCAAAGGGCTAAcagaccagaggcaggaggaggtCCCAGAGCCCACCCCAGGCAGGCTGTACAAAGGGCCGGGTCCTGCATCTCAGCTAGGAACGCCCTCCCCAGCGGCGGCTGGTTGGGTGAATGACTTGGGGTTCAGGAAAGCTGGAAGATGCCAGGGAAGGGGATTATATGCATGGGGGCAAGGTGAATTGGGGAGCAGAGcttggggctagaacccaggagtcctggctccctacATCCCTGCTTTAACCACTCAACCCCGCTCCCTTGCCAGAGCtgtggatagaacccaggagtcctgactcccagccctgcccgccCCATAACTACTAggccccattcccctccctgctgtggggatagaacccaggagtcccagctcccccccctccccaggtctAATCTTGATGAGGGGACCTGAGAGAAGGGTCAATAGAgccccagatcctgagctgggattTGGGGACTGGCGTGGGGCCCCCTCAGTACAGATCCAGCTCCACGAGGGTGCTGTAAAACCCATCGGTCCGTCTGCCCCCGCCCACCTGGCACAGACACAGCGATTCCACCGCCTGGGTCCCCAGATCCTCCCCGGGGGGCTCCGGGGGCAGGCTCAGCCTCGGCTCCCCACCCGCCGGGATCTTGGCCACGGTGAGATGGAAACAATCGTGGGCCGGGACGACGGTCAGCCCCTTGCAGGCAAAGCCCTGCTCCAGGGCGTGGGCCAGCCCCGCCAGCTCCGGGCCGGGCGCGGGGGCGGCGTACAGCACCCGGCCCCGGAAGGTGCCCAGGCCCCGGAAGcgcaggagcggggcagggggcaggaggcgcCGGTGCTCGGCCTGCAGCTCCCGCAGGGCGGTGACAGCCGCCTGCATCTTGCCAGCGTCGTCTAGCTGGAGAAGGCAGAGGGTGAGGTGGAGGGTGGCCAGTGGGGTGCAGAACTCGGCCAAGGTGGGGTCAGCCTGGCTCAGGGCCTCCTGGAGCCGGGCCACCGAACCCCGCAGCTCCGGGCTGGTGATGCGCACGGCCACAAAATGGGTGGGGCGGGGAGGccggggggctgctggggggcagcTCTGAGCGCCTGGCTCAGCCacatcctccttctcctcctcctcctcttcgttcTCCGGAGCTACAGCCTCCTCCGGCACCCCGGCTCCGCCGTCCCCCATTCCCGCGGCCTCTTGGCGCCCGGCCTCTTCCTCCATCACCTCCAGGATGGTCCGGCCGCCCCCGGTGGAGCCGAAAACGTCGTCCAGCCGGCTGGCTTTGTCCCACACCACGCGGCCGCGATATTTGAAGTACTGGATCCTGTGCTGGGGTATGGCCAGCACCTCCGGCCCGACCGACGCCAGGTCCTCCCAGCAGAAGGCCGTAAAGGCGTCTTCCCGCACACCACAGAAGCGGTCCAGGTGGCCCACGGTGAACTCACCGGGCGGCAGCTGGCGGTCCCAGAGGATGCGGGAGACGACGTCCCCTGCTGTCTTCATGGGGGGCTTCTTGCTGGGGGGCTCAAGGGGCTTCTTgctggggggctcggggggcggctggggggcggcaggcggggcgcCGGGGTGGGGGTTCCGGCAGCGGGCGCCGAAGCGGCAACCACCCGCCAAGAAGAAGCGGCAGGGGTGGCTGAGCGTGGGGGCTGGCTCTGTCACCCCCGGCCCATCAGAGCCCGGGTCCGGGGCTCCCCCTGCAGGGTTGGCTGGGGGGGCAGAAAAATCTCCCCCAGTGGACGGGCCCCGTCCCTCCATTGCGTCACCAGAGTCCAGTCTGCAAGGCAAAGAGAGCGTTAGCACAGGGGACGGGGCCtttccctctagggggcaccggctcccacctggccccagggcagggactggctggctcggggtggggggggaatggggcacggggcctgtcccctctagggggcgccggctcccatccagccccagggcggggactggctggctcggggtggggggggaaatggggcgcggggcctgtcccctctagggggcgccggctcccacccggccccagggcagggactggctggctcggggggtggggaatggggcacggggcctgtcccctctagggggtgccggctcccacccggccccagggcagggagtggctggctcagggggcagggaatggggcctgACCCCGCTGGGAGCAGGCTGCCTGGGCCGACCCTGCTGCATCGCTCAGGAGTTACCTGCCCCTGCCAGGCTGGGTGGCCCTGAGCCGGGCCCGGAGGAGGATTTCCtgctttgggctccagcccctCCCAACCCGGCCACTTGCCCAGGACTATAAAGGGAGCTGcaagggctgctgggaaaggcgGTGAATTTTTATGGCTCTAAACcccaggcctccagcagggggcaaagAGTGTCCATGGTGAATGAGTAATTTCCTGATTAGCCCGGCCCAGAGCcagcatagaacccaggagtcctggctcccagcccccctcttaccactagcccccactcccctcccagagtcggggagtgaaccctggagtcctggctcccagcccccgcccccccctgctctaaccatcagacccctctccccgcccagagccggagagagaacccaggagtcctggctcccagccctcgcTCCCGCTCttaccactagaccccactcctctccccgaGCCTGTCCTGGGTCCCAGGTCCAGAGCCGAGAGCCCTGCTTGTCACAGTCCAGGCCCCGTTACCAGCCCCACCCTCGCCAACTTCCTTGCCGACACTAATGTTCCCCTACATAGCGACTGTCTACGGGACGCGGCGTCAGTCCGAGGCAGGAAAGATACTGAGATAAGGCGTAACCGTCCTCTCACCCAGTGCCTGAACTGTAACCCCACCCAGCGCGCaggagagaatccaggagtccgggcgcccaaccccccccccccccccgctgctctaaccaaaagaccccactcccctcccagagccagggaaagaacccaggagtcctggtgcctagcccccccgctctaaccaccagatcccactcccctcccagagccagggagagaacccaggagttctggttcccccctcccccagagaaaATGCCCTGTGCCTCATTCCCCACCTCCAAACCTGCCAGtcccctccctggggctggatgggagccctCCCCCCGGGAGGGGAAAGCCCCCCAGCCAGCCATGCTGACGTTGCATCAGTTTCCCAGCTGCTCCATGTCCCTGGCAGGGCCGGCCAGGCCTCCTGGACAATgtcaccccacccccggcccccgaTCTGTTTACAGTGGAAATCGCCCAGTGCCAAGAAATTCACAGAGCGTGACTGGGAGCCCGGGGCCCCATTGGGGGATGCTATCTCAGCCGGATGGGCCagctgggggggaagtgggacGCTGGACAAGGTTGTGGGGCTAGGCAGGGTGTCTCAGGAggaaaagacagacagacagacccaaGCCAAGCGAGCTGGACAGACGGCTCCTGTCATCCTGGCTCCGGGGAGGGTGCAGCACTGGGGATCCCGTCTATCTAGaaatgcaggggctgagccagtgaaagagctggggatagaacccaggagtcctggcacccaggtccccctgctctaacccaccagcccccccagagctggggatagaacacaggagtcctggcacccaggtccccctgctctaacccaccagcccccctgccaagctggggatagaacccaggagtcctggctcccagccccctctgctctaaccccccagagctggagatagaacccaggagtcctggctcccagttccccctgctctaaccccccagccccccaagcatgggatagaacccaggagtcctggccagGGCCGCTCAGAGgtgggggcaaatggggcaatttgccccaggccccgggccccgcaggggcccccacgagaagatagtattctatagtattgcaacttttttttatggaaggggcccccaaaattgctttgtcccagatcccctgaatcctctgggtgcccctggtcctggctcccagttcccctGGCTCTaacccacagctcccactctcctctcagagccagggatagaacccaggagtcctggctcccacacGAGCGCCTCACAGCTCTGAGAATATTTCCTTCCTGCTCCCCGTTTTCCCATTGTGTTTCCCTCCCTCTGCGTGTCCGGGACTGACCCCACCGTCACCCTGTGTCCCCTCCCGGCTCTAGCCAGCAGGTTACCCAGCTTGGGGGGTGGGTGGATTCTCGGGGGTGCTGGGGAATGGATTCCAGGGGTAAAGAGGCTCAAAGAACTGGCCCAGCTCCGGACCGAAGGTCGCGCTTTAATGGTAAGAAATACAAACATTTTTCTCTCGCTAGAAAGATTTGCTTTAGAGTGAACTCgacgcagggctgggggaggggaatggacaTTTATACACGGGGGGGGGCAATATACAGAGATATAAAAAAATATACGCAGAGATCCATCCCG
It contains:
- the LENG9 gene encoding LOW QUALITY PROTEIN: leukocyte receptor cluster member 9 (The sequence of the model RefSeq protein was modified relative to this genomic sequence to represent the inferred CDS: deleted 1 base in 1 codon), which gives rise to MAGWGAFPSRGEAPIQPQGGDWQVWRLDSGDAMEGRGPSTGGDFSAPPANPAGGAPDPGSDGPGVTEPAPTLSHPCRFFLAGGCRFGARCRNPHPGAPPAAPQPPPEPPSKKPLEPPSKKPPMKTAGDVVSRILWDRQLPPGEFTVGHLDRFCGVREDAFTAFCWEDLASVGPEVLAIPQHRIQYFKYRGRVVWDKASRLDDVFGSTGGGRTILEVMEEEAGRQEAAGMGDGGAGVPEEAVAPENEEEEEEKEDVAEPGAQSCPPAAPRPPRPTHFVAVRITSPELRGSVARLQEALSQADPTLAEFCTPLATLHLTLCLLQLDDAGKMQAAVTALRELQAEHRRLLPPAPLLRFRGLGTFRGRVLYAAPAPGPELAGLAHALEQGFACKGLTVVPAHDCFHLTVAKIPAGGEPRLSLPPEPPGEDLGTQAVESLCLCQVGGGRRTDGFYSTLVELDLY